A stretch of Longimicrobium sp. DNA encodes these proteins:
- a CDS encoding NAD-dependent deacylase has product MTPEGLTRAAEILARAERVVVSSGAGMSKESGIPTFRDAMEGLWANFDPQELATEQGFRRDPRRVWSWYAWRRQRIAEARPNAGHFAVAEMAKVIPSLAVVTQNVDGLHTDAGSEDVIEVHGSIRRLKCLDRRHLFSGELPPYEDGEEQDPPECSVCGSPLRPDVVWFGEMLPVAAVERAWSLASRCDAMLLIGTSGTVWPAAELPLGARRAGARIIEVNPTPSELTHAADVFLQGPAGQVLPTLLDEVRRRKASPV; this is encoded by the coding sequence GTGACGCCGGAAGGGCTGACGCGCGCGGCGGAGATCCTGGCGCGGGCGGAGCGCGTGGTGGTGAGCAGCGGGGCGGGGATGTCCAAGGAGAGCGGCATCCCCACCTTCCGCGACGCCATGGAGGGGCTGTGGGCCAACTTCGACCCGCAGGAGCTGGCGACGGAGCAGGGATTTCGCCGCGACCCACGGCGCGTGTGGAGCTGGTACGCGTGGCGGCGCCAGCGGATCGCGGAGGCGCGGCCCAACGCCGGCCACTTCGCGGTCGCGGAGATGGCGAAGGTGATCCCCTCGCTGGCCGTCGTGACTCAAAACGTCGACGGGCTGCACACGGACGCGGGATCGGAGGACGTCATCGAGGTGCACGGGAGCATCCGCCGCCTGAAGTGCCTGGACCGCAGGCACCTCTTTTCCGGCGAGCTGCCTCCGTACGAGGATGGCGAGGAGCAGGACCCGCCCGAGTGCTCCGTCTGCGGATCGCCGCTCCGGCCTGATGTGGTGTGGTTCGGCGAGATGCTGCCCGTCGCCGCCGTCGAACGCGCGTGGTCCCTCGCCAGCCGCTGCGATGCCATGCTGCTGATCGGCACCAGCGGCACGGTGTGGCCCGCGGCCGAGCTGCCGCTGGGGGCGCGCCGGGCGGGAGCACGCATCATCGAGGTGAATCCCACGCCTTCCGAACTCACCCACGCCGCCGACGTGTTCCTGCAGGGCCCCGCAGGCCAGGTGCTCCCCACCCTGCTCGACGAGGTCCGCCGCCGGAAGGCATCGCCCGTCTGA